Within the Staphylococcus argenteus genome, the region TTAACACGTGGTTTAGGTGCAGGTGCTAATCCTGAAATTGGTAAAAAAGCTGCTGAAGAATCTCGCGAGCAAATTGAAGATGCAATTCAAGGTGCAGATATGGTATTCGTTACTTCTGGTATGGGTGGCGGAACTGGTACTGGTGCGGCACCAGTTGTAGCTAAAATTGCAAAAGAGATGGGTGCATTAACAGTAGGTGTTGTAACTCGCCCGTTCAGCTTTGAAGGACGTAAACGTCAAACTCAAGCTGCTGCTGGAGTAGAAGCTATGAAAGCTGCTGTAGATACATTAATCGTAATTCCAAACGACCGTTTATTAGACATCGTTGACAAATCTACACCTATGATGGAAGCATTTAAAGAGGCTGACAATGTGTTACGCCAAGGTGTACAAGGTATTTCAGATTTAATCGCTGTTTCTGGTGAAGTTAACTTAGACTTTGCAGATGTTAAGACAATCATGTCAAACCAAGGCTCAGCATTAATGGGTATCGGTGTATCATCTGGTGAAAACAGAGCAGTAGAAGCTGCTAAAAAAGCAATTTCTTCTCCATTACTTGAAACATCTATCGTTGGTGCGCAAGGTGTGCTTATGAACATTACTGGTGGCGAATCATTGTCATTATTCGAAGCACAAGAAGCTGCTGACATCGTTCAAGACGCTGCTGATGAAGATGTAAACATGATCTTCGGTACAGTAATCAATCCTGAATTACAAGATGAAATTGTAGTTACAGTTATCGCAACTGGCTTTGATGACAAACCAACTTCACATAGTCGTAAATCAGGTAGCACAGGATTTGGAACTAGCGTAAGCAGTTCAAGTGCTTCTACTTCTAAAGAAGATTCATTTACTTCAAATTCTTCAAATGCGCAAGCGTCTGAAAGTGTAAGTGAAAGATCACATACAACTAAAGAAGATGATATTCCTAGCTTCATTAGAAATAGAGAAGAAAGACGTTCAAGAAGAACTAGACGTTAATTGATATATATACACAAAATAATTCAACACAAATCATCAGATAAGTTATCTGATGATTTTTTTACTACATTTAAAAAATCATGATGTGTTATGTAAGAAGT harbors:
- the ftsZ gene encoding cell division protein FtsZ, which codes for MLEFEQGFNHLATLKVIGVGGGGNNAVNRMIDHGMNNVEFIAINTDGQALNLSKAESKIQIGEKLTRGLGAGANPEIGKKAAEESREQIEDAIQGADMVFVTSGMGGGTGTGAAPVVAKIAKEMGALTVGVVTRPFSFEGRKRQTQAAAGVEAMKAAVDTLIVIPNDRLLDIVDKSTPMMEAFKEADNVLRQGVQGISDLIAVSGEVNLDFADVKTIMSNQGSALMGIGVSSGENRAVEAAKKAISSPLLETSIVGAQGVLMNITGGESLSLFEAQEAADIVQDAADEDVNMIFGTVINPELQDEIVVTVIATGFDDKPTSHSRKSGSTGFGTSVSSSSASTSKEDSFTSNSSNAQASESVSERSHTTKEDDIPSFIRNREERRSRRTRR